The Streptomyces sp. NBC_01255 genome window below encodes:
- a CDS encoding DUF3107 domain-containing protein, giving the protein MEVKIGVQHALREIVLESGQSAEEVERAVADALAGKAQLLSLSDEKGRKVLIPAEKIAYVELGEPAVRRVGFGAL; this is encoded by the coding sequence GTGGAGGTCAAGATCGGCGTGCAGCACGCACTGCGGGAGATCGTTCTGGAGAGCGGGCAGTCCGCCGAGGAGGTGGAGCGCGCGGTGGCCGACGCTCTGGCCGGCAAGGCGCAGCTGCTCAGCCTCTCGGACGAGAAGGGCCGCAAGGTCCTCATCCCGGCCGAAAAGATCGCGTACGTGGAGCTCGGCGAGCCCGCCGTGCGTCGGGTGGGCTTCGGCGCCCTCTGA
- a CDS encoding ferritin-like fold-containing protein has translation MTDSEHKGIAAEDWATASTEPQYRAAVIDLLGALAYGELAAFERLAEDAKLAPTLADKAELAKMASAEFHHFEQLRDRLAAVDAEPTAAMEPFAKALDDFHRQTAPSDWLEGLVKAYVGDSIASDFYREVAARLDSDTRGLVLSVLDDTGHGNFAVEKVRAAIDADPRVGGRLALWARRLMGEALSQAQRVVAERDALSTMLVGGVADGFDLAEVGRMFSRITEAHTKRMAALGLAA, from the coding sequence GTGACAGACAGCGAGCACAAGGGAATCGCCGCCGAGGACTGGGCCACGGCATCCACCGAGCCGCAGTACCGCGCCGCCGTGATCGACCTCCTCGGCGCGCTGGCCTACGGAGAGCTGGCGGCCTTCGAGCGGCTCGCCGAGGACGCCAAGCTGGCGCCGACCCTCGCGGACAAGGCGGAGCTGGCGAAGATGGCCTCGGCCGAGTTCCACCACTTCGAGCAGCTGCGGGACCGGCTCGCGGCCGTGGACGCCGAGCCGACCGCCGCGATGGAGCCCTTCGCCAAGGCGCTCGACGACTTCCACCGCCAGACCGCGCCGTCGGACTGGCTGGAGGGCCTCGTCAAGGCGTACGTCGGCGACTCGATCGCCAGCGACTTCTACCGGGAGGTCGCGGCCCGGCTCGACTCCGACACGCGCGGTCTCGTCCTGTCGGTGCTCGACGACACCGGCCACGGCAACTTCGCCGTGGAGAAGGTCCGCGCGGCGATCGACGCCGACCCCCGCGTCGGCGGCCGGCTCGCGCTCTGGGCGCGCCGCCTGATGGGCGAGGCGCTCTCGCAGGCCCAGCGCGTGGTCGCCGAGCGCGACGCGCTGTCGACGATGCTGGTCGGCGGTGTCGCGGACGGCTTCGACCTCGCCGAGGTCGGCCGGATGTTCTCCCGGATCACCGAGGCCCACACGAAGCGCATGGCCGCGCTCGGCCTGGCCGCGTAG
- a CDS encoding DEAD/DEAH box helicase codes for MTLPVALTGTDVIGQAKTGTGKTLGFGLPILERVTVPADVEAGRAKPEQLTDAPQALVVVPTRELCQQVTNDLLTAGKVRNVRVLAIYGGRAYEPQVEALKKGVDVIVGTPGRLLDLAGQRKLDLSHVKVLVLDEADEMLDLGFLPDVEKIMNMLPAKRQTMLFSATMPGAVISLARRYMSQPTHIRATSPDGEGATVANIKQHVYRAHNMDKPEMVSRILQANGRGLAMIFCRTKRTAADIAEQLERRGFASGAVHGDLGQGAREQALRAFRNGKVDVLVCTDVAARGIDVEGVTHVINYQSPEDEKTFLHRVGRTGRAGAKGTAVTLVDWDDIPRWQLINKALELDFHDPAETYSSSPHLYEELDIPAGTKGILPRTERTRAGLGAEELEDLGEPGGRRGRAPKADKVEKAEEFPARTRTPRQRRRTRGGSDAGDAPVSTAPATAVSAAPAAPVSEDAPAESGPRTPRRRRRTRPGNPGTAQTAPVTAQPVQAAPVVQAAPAAPVVEAAPAPVAEEPKAPRRRARAARPEAVTAAFVAPAPVAQEAAPAPRRRRPRVLRPVEDTVSFQTVETAAAALRNAPVAEAPAAPVVEAPVEAPAEPKKAPRRRTAKKAVAEPVVEAVAAPVVEAVTVTAEVTAEVPAPRRRRAVRKATGSPVAAEAPVAEAPVAEPVAEPVVEEAPKAPRARRTARRPAGSPVTAEAPVAEAPVAEPVVAPVVEEAPKAPRARRTARRPAGSPVTTEAPVTVIEAPVAEPAAVPVVEKVAEPVVEEAPKAAKAPRARRTTKKAAAAEVVVEAVEAPVAEEAPKAPRRRATKKAVAAEAPDASEPKTPTRRRTTKKAAAAAEAPAVEAAVAEEAPKAPRRRTTKKAAAAQPES; via the coding sequence ATGACCCTTCCGGTCGCCCTCACCGGCACCGATGTCATCGGCCAGGCCAAGACCGGCACGGGCAAGACCCTCGGTTTCGGCCTTCCGATCCTGGAGCGCGTCACCGTTCCCGCGGACGTCGAGGCCGGCCGGGCGAAGCCCGAGCAGCTGACCGACGCCCCGCAGGCGCTCGTCGTCGTTCCGACCCGCGAGCTGTGCCAGCAGGTCACCAACGACCTCCTCACCGCCGGCAAGGTGCGCAACGTCCGCGTACTCGCCATCTACGGCGGCCGCGCGTACGAGCCCCAGGTCGAGGCGCTCAAGAAGGGCGTCGACGTCATCGTCGGCACCCCCGGCCGTCTGCTCGACCTGGCCGGCCAGCGCAAGCTCGACCTCTCGCACGTCAAGGTCCTCGTCCTGGACGAGGCCGACGAGATGCTCGACCTGGGCTTCCTGCCCGACGTCGAGAAGATCATGAACATGCTTCCGGCCAAGCGCCAGACCATGCTGTTCTCGGCGACCATGCCGGGCGCGGTCATCAGCCTGGCCCGCCGCTACATGTCGCAGCCCACGCACATCCGGGCCACCTCGCCCGACGGCGAGGGCGCGACCGTCGCCAACATCAAGCAGCACGTCTACCGCGCGCACAACATGGACAAGCCGGAGATGGTCTCCCGCATCCTCCAGGCCAACGGCCGCGGGCTCGCGATGATCTTCTGCCGTACGAAGCGCACGGCGGCCGACATCGCCGAGCAGCTGGAGCGGCGCGGCTTCGCGTCCGGCGCGGTCCACGGCGACCTCGGCCAGGGCGCCCGCGAGCAGGCGCTGCGCGCCTTCCGCAACGGCAAGGTCGACGTCCTCGTCTGCACCGACGTCGCCGCGCGCGGCATCGACGTCGAGGGTGTCACCCACGTCATCAACTACCAGTCGCCGGAGGACGAGAAGACGTTCCTCCACCGCGTGGGCCGCACCGGCCGCGCGGGTGCGAAGGGTACGGCCGTGACGCTGGTCGACTGGGACGACATCCCGCGCTGGCAGCTCATCAACAAGGCGCTGGAGCTGGACTTCCACGACCCGGCCGAGACGTACTCGTCGTCCCCGCACCTCTACGAGGAGCTGGACATCCCGGCGGGCACCAAGGGCATCCTGCCCCGCACCGAGCGGACCCGTGCGGGTCTGGGCGCGGAGGAGCTGGAGGACCTGGGCGAGCCCGGCGGACGCCGTGGGCGTGCCCCGAAGGCCGACAAGGTCGAGAAGGCCGAGGAGTTCCCGGCCCGTACGCGGACCCCGCGCCAGCGCCGGCGTACCCGTGGCGGCAGCGACGCCGGTGACGCTCCGGTGTCGACGGCTCCGGCCACCGCCGTGTCCGCCGCTCCGGCCGCTCCGGTTTCCGAGGACGCGCCTGCCGAGTCCGGCCCGCGTACCCCGCGTCGCCGTCGCCGTACCCGTCCGGGCAACCCCGGCACCGCGCAGACCGCTCCGGTCACCGCCCAGCCGGTCCAGGCCGCTCCGGTGGTCCAGGCCGCTCCGGCGGCTCCGGTCGTCGAGGCCGCTCCGGCCCCCGTCGCCGAGGAGCCGAAGGCCCCCCGTCGCCGTGCCCGTGCCGCCCGCCCGGAGGCCGTGACGGCCGCGTTCGTCGCCCCGGCTCCCGTGGCCCAGGAGGCCGCCCCGGCCCCGCGTCGTCGCCGTCCCCGCGTCCTGCGGCCGGTCGAGGACACCGTTTCCTTCCAGACGGTCGAGACCGCCGCGGCCGCCCTGCGGAACGCTCCGGTCGCCGAGGCGCCCGCCGCCCCGGTCGTCGAGGCCCCCGTCGAGGCCCCGGCGGAGCCGAAGAAGGCACCGCGCCGCCGCACGGCCAAGAAGGCCGTCGCGGAGCCGGTCGTCGAGGCCGTCGCCGCTCCGGTGGTCGAGGCCGTCACGGTCACCGCCGAGGTCACGGCCGAGGTTCCCGCCCCGCGCCGTCGCCGTGCGGTCCGCAAGGCCACCGGTTCCCCGGTGGCCGCCGAAGCGCCGGTGGCCGAGGCCCCCGTCGCCGAACCGGTCGCCGAGCCGGTCGTCGAGGAAGCCCCCAAGGCTCCCCGCGCCCGCCGCACCGCCCGCAGGCCCGCCGGATCCCCGGTGACCGCCGAAGCGCCGGTGGCCGAGGCCCCGGTCGCCGAGCCGGTCGTCGCGCCGGTCGTCGAGGAGGCCCCCAAGGCTCCCCGCGCCCGCCGCACCGCCCGCAGGCCCGCCGGATCCCCGGTCACCACCGAGGCACCGGTGACCGTGATCGAGGCCCCCGTCGCCGAACCGGCCGCCGTGCCGGTCGTCGAGAAGGTCGCCGAGCCGGTCGTCGAGGAAGCCCCCAAGGCTGCCAAGGCTCCGCGCGCCCGCCGCACGACCAAGAAGGCCGCGGCCGCCGAGGTCGTCGTCGAGGCCGTCGAGGCCCCGGTCGCCGAGGAGGCCCCGAAGGCCCCGCGTCGCCGCGCCACGAAGAAGGCGGTCGCCGCCGAGGCGCCCGACGCCTCGGAGCCGAAGACGCCCACGCGTCGTCGTACGACGAAGAAGGCCGCGGCCGCCGCCGAGGCCCCGGCAGTCGAGGCCGCGGTCGCCGAGGAAGCCCCCAAGGCTCCCCGTCGCCGCACCACGAAGAAGGCGGCGGCGGCTCAGCCCGAGAGCTGA
- a CDS encoding TetR/AcrR family transcriptional regulator, producing MSAIEQTEAARPRGTRLPRRARRNQLLGAAQEVFVAQGYHSAAMDDIAERAGVSKPVLYQHFPGKLELYLALLDQHCESLLQSVRTALASTTDNKLRVAATMDAYFAYVEDEGGAFRLVFESDLTNEPAVRERVDRVSLQCAEAISDVIAEDTGLSKDESMLLAVGLGGVSQVVARYWLSSESVIPREKAVGLLTSLAWRGIAGFPLHPVDGQLSAEGH from the coding sequence GTGAGCGCCATCGAGCAGACAGAGGCCGCACGCCCTCGGGGCACGCGCCTGCCGCGGCGCGCCCGACGGAACCAGCTGCTCGGCGCGGCCCAGGAGGTCTTCGTCGCCCAGGGGTACCACTCGGCGGCGATGGACGACATCGCGGAGCGGGCGGGCGTCAGCAAGCCGGTGCTCTACCAGCACTTCCCCGGAAAGCTGGAGCTCTACCTGGCCCTGCTCGACCAGCACTGCGAGTCCCTCCTGCAGTCGGTGCGCACGGCCCTGGCCTCCACCACGGACAACAAGCTCCGGGTCGCGGCGACGATGGACGCCTACTTCGCGTACGTGGAGGACGAGGGCGGCGCCTTCCGGCTGGTCTTCGAGTCCGATCTGACCAACGAGCCGGCCGTGCGCGAGCGCGTGGACCGGGTCAGCCTCCAGTGCGCCGAGGCGATCTCCGACGTCATCGCCGAGGACACCGGGCTCTCGAAGGACGAGTCGATGCTGCTCGCCGTCGGGCTCGGCGGCGTCTCCCAGGTCGTCGCCCGCTACTGGCTGTCCAGCGAGTCGGTGATCCCCCGCGAGAAGGCGGTGGGGCTGCTGACCTCGCTCGCCTGGCGCGGCATCGCAGGCTTCCCGCTGCACCCGGTCGACGGCCAGCTGAGCGCCGAGGGTCACTGA